Proteins encoded in a region of the Streptomyces sp. NBC_01471 genome:
- the trpD gene encoding anthranilate phosphoribosyltransferase — translation MSVVTPVGGDSVAAHSWPGVLDSLLRGIDQSADATAWAMDRIMSGEATDAQIAGFMVALRAKGETVEEIGGLVRAMYAHARLIDVPGPSVDIVGTGGDGANTVNISTMSSIVVAGTGAKVVKHGNRAASSQSGASDVLEKLGVNLQLTPERVVEVAAEAGITYCFAVKFHPALRYVAAARKELGIRTTFNFLGPLTNPAKVRAQATGVSDARVAPIVAGVLAERGSSALVFRGDDGLDELTTTATSRVWTVADGTVREEPFDPRDVGIGLVPVEALRGGDSSYNADVARRLLAGEAGPVRDAVLLNSAAALVALDPGPGSLNERIAAGIARAADSIDSGAAARALERWVVASNA, via the coding sequence ATGAGCGTTGTGACCCCGGTCGGCGGCGACAGCGTGGCGGCCCACTCCTGGCCGGGCGTACTCGACTCCCTGCTCCGCGGCATCGACCAGAGTGCGGACGCCACCGCCTGGGCGATGGACCGCATCATGAGCGGCGAGGCGACGGACGCGCAGATCGCCGGGTTCATGGTCGCGCTGCGTGCCAAGGGTGAGACGGTCGAGGAGATCGGCGGACTCGTCCGGGCGATGTACGCGCACGCCAGGCTGATCGACGTGCCGGGCCCGAGCGTGGACATCGTCGGCACCGGGGGCGACGGCGCCAACACCGTGAACATCTCGACCATGTCCTCGATCGTCGTGGCGGGCACCGGCGCCAAGGTCGTCAAGCACGGCAACCGCGCGGCGTCGTCCCAGAGCGGGGCGTCCGACGTCCTGGAGAAGCTGGGCGTCAATCTCCAGCTGACCCCGGAGCGGGTCGTCGAGGTGGCGGCCGAAGCGGGCATCACGTACTGCTTCGCGGTGAAGTTCCACCCCGCACTGCGCTATGTGGCCGCCGCCCGGAAGGAGCTGGGCATCCGCACCACCTTCAACTTCCTGGGGCCGCTCACCAACCCGGCGAAGGTCCGGGCACAGGCGACCGGTGTCTCCGACGCCCGGGTGGCGCCCATCGTCGCGGGTGTGCTGGCCGAGCGCGGCTCGTCGGCCCTGGTGTTCCGGGGTGACGACGGGCTGGACGAGCTGACCACCACCGCCACGTCCCGGGTCTGGACCGTGGCGGACGGCACGGTGCGCGAGGAGCCCTTCGACCCGCGCGACGTGGGCATCGGGCTGGTCCCGGTGGAGGCACTGCGCGGCGGCGACTCGTCGTACAACGCGGATGTGGCCCGCAGGCTGCTCGCCGGTGAGGCCGGTCCGGTACGGGACGCGGTCCTGCTCAACTCGGCGGCGGCGCTGGTCGCCCTGGACCCGGGCCCCGGATCCCTCAACGAGCGGATCGCGGCCGGCATCGCCCGGGCCGCCGACTCCATCGACTCGGGGGCGGCGGCCCGGGCGCTGGAGCGATGGGTCGTCGCCAGCAACGCCTGA
- a CDS encoding cytochrome bc complex cytochrome b subunit has translation MSTVTDTQRKAPAGERVADWADGRLGIYGLAKTNMRKIFPDHWSFMLGEICLYSFIIIILTGVYLTLFFHPSMNEVVYDGPYVPLQGIHMSEAYASTVNISLEVRGGLLIRQIHHWAALVFLAGMLVHMMRVFFTGAFRKPREINWLFGFLLLVLGMFTGFTGYSLPDDLLSGTGVRFMEGVMLSIPIVGSYLSMFLYGGEFPGGDFVSRFYSVHVLLLPGIMLGLLVGHLILVFYHKHTQFAGPGKTNKNVVGMPLLPVYMAKAGGFFFLVFGVIAAMAAIASINPIWEIGPYRPDQVSTGAQPDWYMGFSEGLVRIMPGWEINAWGHTLVLGVFIPIVVFPLVLVGIGVYPFIESWITGDKREHHILDRPRNAPTRTGLGVAWITLYLILLVGGGNDLWATHFDLSINSITWFVRIGMFAGPVIAFIIAKRWCLGLQRRDREKVLHGRESGIIKRLPHGEFIEVHEPLKPEQLHTLTAHEQYQPLEIGPEVDENGVTRKVSRLTRVRAKLSKGYYGEHNQIEKPTADEYKEITSGHGHH, from the coding sequence ATGAGCACCGTGACGGATACACAGCGCAAGGCGCCCGCCGGCGAGCGGGTGGCCGACTGGGCCGATGGCCGTCTGGGCATCTACGGCCTGGCCAAGACCAACATGCGCAAGATCTTCCCGGACCACTGGTCCTTCATGCTCGGGGAGATCTGCCTCTACAGCTTCATCATCATCATCCTCACGGGTGTCTATCTGACGCTGTTCTTCCACCCGAGCATGAACGAGGTCGTCTACGACGGCCCGTACGTGCCGCTCCAGGGCATCCACATGTCCGAGGCGTACGCCTCGACGGTGAACATCAGCCTGGAGGTCCGCGGCGGTCTGCTCATCCGGCAGATCCACCACTGGGCGGCGCTGGTCTTCCTGGCCGGCATGCTGGTGCACATGATGCGCGTGTTCTTCACGGGCGCCTTCCGCAAGCCGCGCGAGATCAACTGGCTCTTCGGCTTCCTGCTGCTGGTGCTCGGGATGTTCACCGGCTTCACCGGCTACTCCCTCCCGGACGACCTGCTCTCCGGTACGGGTGTGCGGTTCATGGAGGGCGTCATGCTCTCCATCCCGATCGTCGGCTCGTACCTGTCGATGTTCCTGTACGGCGGTGAGTTCCCCGGCGGCGACTTCGTCTCGCGGTTCTACTCGGTCCACGTACTGCTGCTGCCGGGCATCATGCTCGGACTGCTGGTCGGCCACCTGATCCTGGTCTTCTACCACAAGCACACGCAGTTCGCGGGTCCCGGCAAGACCAACAAGAACGTCGTCGGCATGCCCCTGCTGCCGGTCTACATGGCCAAGGCCGGAGGCTTCTTCTTCCTGGTCTTCGGTGTCATCGCGGCCATGGCCGCGATCGCCTCGATCAACCCGATCTGGGAGATCGGCCCGTACCGTCCGGACCAGGTGTCGACCGGCGCCCAGCCCGACTGGTACATGGGCTTCTCCGAAGGTCTCGTCCGCATCATGCCGGGCTGGGAGATCAACGCGTGGGGACACACACTCGTCCTGGGCGTGTTCATCCCGATCGTCGTCTTCCCGCTGGTCCTGGTCGGTATCGGCGTCTACCCGTTCATCGAGTCCTGGATCACCGGGGACAAGCGCGAGCACCACATCCTGGACCGCCCGCGCAACGCCCCGACGCGTACGGGTCTCGGCGTCGCCTGGATCACGCTCTATCTGATCCTGCTCGTCGGCGGCGGCAACGACCTCTGGGCGACGCACTTCGACCTGTCGATCAACTCGATCACCTGGTTCGTCCGGATCGGGATGTTCGCCGGACCGGTCATCGCGTTCATCATCGCCAAGCGCTGGTGCCTCGGCCTGCAGCGCCGTGACCGCGAGAAGGTGCTGCACGGGCGCGAGTCCGGCATCATCAAGCGCCTGCCGCACGGTGAGTTCATCGAGGTCCACGAGCCGCTCAAGCCCGAGCAGCTGCACACCCTGACCGCGCACGAGCAGTACCAGCCGCTCGAAATCGGCCCCGAGGTCGACGAGAACGGTGTCACGCGCAAGGTGTCCCGTCTGACCCGGGTCCGCGCCAAGCTGAGCAAGGGCTACTACGGCGAGCACAACCAGATCGAGAAGCCCACTGCCGACGAGTACAAGGAGATCACCAGCGGCCACGGTCACCACTGA
- a CDS encoding Rieske 2Fe-2S domain-containing protein, giving the protein MSSQENSEENLPRTQESAHGAVEPADDPFADPGLPAHKPRIQDIDERAAKRSERVVAFLFTLSMLATIGFIASYVIFPVDKIIFVFPFGHVSALNFSLGLTLGVALFTIGAGAVHWARTLMSDVEMPADRHPIEAPAEVKAQVLADFAAGAAESGFGRRKLIRTTMFGAMAMVPLAGVMLLRDLGPLPEKKLRKTLWARGKVLINMNTNQPLRPEDVSVGSLTFAMPQGLSESDEDFQTQIAKAALMIVRIQPDNIKDKKEREWAHDGIVAFSKICTHVGCPISLYEQQTHHVLCPCHQSTFDLSDGARVIFGPAGHPLPQLRIGVNGEGNLEALGDFAEPVGPAFWERG; this is encoded by the coding sequence ATGAGTAGCCAAGAGAATTCCGAAGAGAACCTGCCGCGTACGCAGGAGTCCGCGCACGGCGCGGTGGAGCCCGCGGACGACCCGTTCGCGGACCCGGGACTGCCGGCCCACAAGCCGCGGATCCAGGACATCGACGAGCGGGCCGCCAAGCGCTCCGAGCGCGTGGTCGCCTTCCTGTTCACACTCTCGATGCTGGCGACGATCGGGTTCATCGCGTCCTACGTGATCTTCCCCGTCGACAAGATCATCTTCGTCTTCCCGTTCGGGCACGTGAGCGCGCTCAACTTCTCCCTGGGCCTGACCCTGGGTGTGGCGCTCTTCACGATCGGCGCCGGCGCGGTCCACTGGGCCCGCACGCTGATGTCGGACGTCGAGATGCCGGCCGACCGCCACCCGATCGAGGCCCCGGCCGAGGTCAAGGCGCAGGTGCTGGCCGACTTCGCGGCAGGTGCCGCCGAGTCCGGCTTCGGCCGCCGCAAGCTGATCCGCACCACGATGTTCGGCGCCATGGCCATGGTGCCGCTCGCCGGTGTGATGCTGCTGCGCGACCTGGGCCCGCTGCCGGAGAAGAAGCTCCGCAAGACGCTGTGGGCGCGCGGCAAGGTGCTCATCAACATGAACACCAACCAGCCGCTGCGTCCCGAGGACGTGTCCGTCGGTTCGCTGACGTTCGCCATGCCCCAGGGCCTCTCGGAGTCCGACGAGGACTTCCAGACGCAGATCGCCAAGGCCGCCCTGATGATCGTCCGTATCCAGCCGGACAACATCAAGGACAAGAAGGAACGCGAGTGGGCCCACGACGGCATCGTCGCGTTCTCGAAGATCTGCACCCACGTCGGCTGCCCGATCAGCCTGTACGAGCAGCAGACGCACCACGTGCTCTGCCCGTGCCACCAGTCCACCTTCGACCTGTCCGACGGCGCCCGCGTCATCTTCGGCCCGGCCGGCCACCCGCTTCCGCAGCTGCGGATCGGTGTGAACGGCGAGGGTAATCTCGAAGCGCTCGGCGACTTCGCAGAGCCCGTCGGTCCTGCCTTCTGGGAGCGCGGATGA